Proteins encoded in a region of the Ptychodera flava strain L36383 chromosome 4, AS_Pfla_20210202, whole genome shotgun sequence genome:
- the LOC139131583 gene encoding dual serine/threonine and tyrosine protein kinase-like gives MNRKSNMEDDYLASALKTHEGRLRRIREIIRQTRKLETEIRRILGEDVSAQLLTAREEQEIRATLEKKTVIAVFGERNSGKSSLINELLGRRVVPASERACTSRVVRVAYSKLPYICLLDSDGREVAGSRRLLQLREEGEKSDRLEVRKLVVLKGDAREDVTLVSQTVEIGLDHPLLEYGMQFVDSPGRNENKTLDVVVDRLVLQRDAPILMYVIDGNMCLRPADRASIQFFKEQCPGAKLFFICSKVDVDRKAQKHNVSDEESEDERNEPDGPIDSGKPRRVLEELRQHGLVDDSVLPDRFHGLSVKGVKEARKIGDFGNQFLQDFRKFRQKVSRCLDAHLKTTLSNTVSSLIRCHSRCFYCFSQKQEQLEQQDEEVKRVFAAARQYERSLYADLVRSINVHRESVGRIVRQVVDQVKIDVANEAEYVQLERVRAYDIFLSHPDVRTRYPDLPWEDDFLRLHALCHELRNFIVNTVFRRVEREVENLLEAEVAPLMWPRVIDTMEALDNPTLRRHMESIYEFIGYESDYKENTSTALTNLLNSLVMAVRENLGSKLQHEYDLVPMVDTAFGLYDTYRGEIPPRYHIADTLSAKLDANNLAECIIQACEQKMYENHDLFDNSIKHLEFFKDELTINTREQFSAATTKILSKLAQLEIQNQALKFEIIRGTFQKGEVLSQGRRCTIYRFKTGWALRRAQNFVIRSITSDDKAIWEEAITSLYFAYNCKRSENLLAIYGWMLPKPDTLEIIVENAGTRLDNPDIDLSPKEKLGVALGVAKGIGTIHSNGFIFNNLKADTVLIKPTKRAVINTCKGKFEILRGQAANIDIQHIGELLLWLHGGRTAENEATSSIRWSRPRDYVDDRLGGLIGRCLSRHKTITVDDIIQELQDMV, from the exons ATGaatcgaaaatccaatatggagGACGACTACCTGGCGAGCGCTTTGAAAACACATGAAGGACGACTCAGGAGGATTCGTGAAATCATTCGTCAGACTAGAAAGCTTGAGACAGAAATACGGAGGATTCTGGGCGAGGATGTGTCGGCACAACTCCTCACAGCGAGAGAGGAACAGGAAATCCGCGCGACGCTGGAGAAGAAAACTGTCATTGCGGTGTTTGGGGAGAGAAATTCAGGTAAAAGCTCTTTGATCAATGAGCTGTTAGGTCGACGTGTCGTACCAGCATCGGAAAGAGCGTGTACCTCGAGAGTCGTAAGGGTGGCTTATTCGAAATTGCCATACATCTGTCTGCTGGACAGCGACGGCCGAGAGGTGGCCGGAAGCAGACGGCTCCTGCAGTTGAGAGAGGAAGGCGAGAAGAGTGATCGCCTCGAGGTACGTAAGTTGGTGGTGCTGAAAGGCGATGCTCGCGAGGACGTGACACTTGTCAGCCAGACGGTCGAAATTGGACTGGATCACCCACTGCTGGAATACGGCATGCAGTTCGTAGATTCACCCGGGAGGAACGAGAATAAAACCTTAGACGTAGTCGTTGATCGTCTTGTACTGCAAAGAGATGCGCCTATCTTGATGTATGTTATCGACGGCAACATGTGTCTCCGTCCAGCG gATCGAGCAAGCATTCAGTTCTTTAAAGAGCAATGCCCTGGGGCAAAATTATTCTTTATATGCAGCAAAGTTGATGTCGACAGGAAGGCGCAAAAACACAACGTATCGGATGAAGAATCTGAAGACGAAAGAAACGAACCGGACGGCCCAATAGATAGCGGAAAGCCACGGAGAGTTCTTGAAGAGTTGCGTCAACACGGTCTCGTCGATGACAGCGTGTTACCAGACAGATTTCACGGTTTATCCGTGAAGGGCGTCAAGGAAGCGCGCAAGATCGGAGACTTTGGTAACCAGTTCCTCCAGGATTTTCGAAAATTCAGACAGAAAGTGTCCCGTTGCTTGGATGCCCATCTTAAAACTACGCTGTCGAACACTGTGAGTTCACTCATAAGATGCCACAGCCGGTGTTTTTACTGTTTCTCTCAGAAACAAGAACAACTCGAACAACAGGACGAAGAGGTCAAGAGAGTGTTTGCCGCCGCCAGGCAGTACGAAAGATCACTATATGCCGATCTCGTTCGGTCGATTAACGTTCACCGAGAGAGTGTCGGCAGAATAGTCCGTCAGGTTGTCGACCAAGTCAAGATAGATGTGGCGAACGAGGCCGAGTACGTGCAGCTCGAGAGAGTTCGAGCGTATGATATTTTCTTGTCTCACCCAGACGTTCGAACCAGATATCCTGATTTGCCTTGGGAAGACGATTTCTTAAGACTGCACGCTCTCTGTCACGAATTACGCAATTTCATCGTCAACACCGTGTTCCGGCGAGTCGAGAGAGAAGTCGAGAATCTCTTAGAAGCAGAAGTGGCACCTCTGATGTGGCCGAGAGTCATCGACACAATGGAAGCCCTCGACAATCCCACTCTTAGAAGACACATGGAATCGATCTATGAATTCATAGGATATGAATCTGATTACAAAGAGAACACCAGCACGGCTTTGACCAACCTGCTCAATTCACTTGTCATGGCAGTGAGAGAGAATCTCGGCTCAAAACTCCAACATGAATATGATTTGGTGCCCATGGTTGACACAGCTTTTGGTCTTTACGATACTTATAGAGGAGAAATCCCGCCCCGGTATCACATTGCGGACACATTATCTGCAAAACTGGACGCCAATAACCTTGCAGAGTGCATTATCCAGGCCTGTGAGCAGAAGATGTATGAAAATCACGACCTCTTTGATAATTCCATTAAACACTTGGAATTCTTCAAGGATGAGCTAACAATAAACACCAGAGAACAATTCAGCGCCGCCACGACGAAAATCTTATCCAAACTGGCCCAGCTTGAAATCCAGAATCAGGCTTTGAAGTTCGAGATCATTCGGGGGACGTTTCAAAAAGGAGAGGTGCTTTCTCAAGGTCGACGCTGCACGATTTACAGATTCAAGACAGGGTGGGCTCTGAGGAGGGCACAAAATTTCGTCATACGTTccatcaccagtgatgacaagGCTATCTGGGAAGAAGCTATCACGTCACTTTATTTTGCATA CAACTGCAAGCGAAGCGAGAATCTTTTGGCTATCTACGGTTGGATGCTACCCAAGCCAGACACCCTGGAAATAATAGTGGAGAACGCCGGGACGAGGCTTGATAATCCTGATATTGACCTGTCACCAAAGGAAAAGCTGGGCGTGGCTCTCGGTGTTGCCAAGGGCATCGGCACCATCCATTCGAATGGTTTCATATTCAACAATCTGAAGGCAGACACTGTACTG ATCAAGCCAACCAAGAGAGCGGTTATCAACACATGCAAAGGAAAGTTCGAAATTCTCAGAGGTCAGGCTGCTAATATTGACATCCAGCATATAGGCGAGTTGTTGCTGTGGCTACACGGTGGTAGGACCGCGGAAAACGAGGCGACCTCATCGATTCGATGGAGTAGACCACGTGACTATGTAGACGACAGACTTGGGGGATTGATTGGAAGATGTCTAAGCAGGCACAAAACCATAACAGTGGATGACATCATACAGGAACTACAGGACATGGTGTGA